Part of the Brassica oleracea var. oleracea cultivar TO1000 chromosome C8, BOL, whole genome shotgun sequence genome is shown below.
CAAACGAACAATCATCACCTCAATCATATTGTTCAATAACTAAAATATTATAGCCCTTTTAATCAAACCGGACGATCTCTCAATCTAACCGAACCGGAGAAATCAAAGGCTGGTTCGAGAAAAACGCCTTCAAGTTAGCCAAAGTAAGCTGCGCAATATTGTTCAAAGACCCTGGCGTGGCTATCGCACAATGTGGAGACAAGACAACATTGTCCAAACCAAACAACTCCTCAGGACCTCCCGGTTCTTTCTCAAACACATCTAAACCAGCACCACCAATCACACCATCGACAAGACACTTAACCATCTCCTTCTCATCAATCAGCCCTCCCCGTCCCACATTGATTATAACCCCGTTCTTCCCAAGCGACTCCATCACTTCTCTGTTCACAATGTGGCGCGTCTGATCATTCAGAGCGCAGCAGAGGATGATGACTTCGTTGTTTGCTGCTAAGGAGAGAACGTCCGGGTAGTACGGGTAGGTGATGCTCTGTTTCTGAATCGTCGAGTTGTAAGAGATGATGCAGCCAAAGGGTTCGAGTCTTTTAGCAATAAAAGATCCTATGCTCCCTAGTCCAAGTATCCCAACTCGCTTCCCGCTTAGCTGCAACAAAAAAAACAGAGCATCATCATAACCACAAAACAGAGTATCATCACAAAAACAGAGCATCATCGATCCCGATAAGAAAGTTATCGTCATTTTATATATAATCATTGAAAAGAGTTGTGATTTCTCGAACAAACCTTGATCCCTAGCTGGAACTCTCCGAATTTCACCCACTTCTCGGACCGGACATAACGATCAGCCGCCGGGATCTTACGGAGGACGCTAATCAGCAAACCGACGGCACAATCCGCCACGTCTTCCGAGAAGGCTTCGCCGGCGTTGGTGACGGCGATGCCGCGGCGCTTGCACTCAGCGAGGTCGATGTGCTCGGTGCCGACGCTGGTGCAGACGAGAAGCTGGAGAGAAGGGAGGTGGGAGAGGAGATCGGCGTCAAGCTTGAGCATGGCCATGTTGACGACGGCTCTGATGGAGGCATGACGGGAGAGGGAGTTCGGGAGTGGAGCCGACGAGGTGTGGTGAGTGGTGAGAACAGGGAAGTTACGACTCAGAAGCTCGTCCATGAAATCAAATGTTGGTGGCCGTTGAACGAGGACGAGTGGAGATTCAGACATTGACACTATTTTTTGATAAGGTTCCTCAGAAAGTGAGTCTATCTATATGACTTACGTTGTGTGGACCCACCACCCACCAAACTATTTGTTTGTTTGGTGCCTTTATTGTTGTCACCAATTGGAAGAAAGAAAATTAGAAATCAAAGAGTGTTTGCTCAGATGTGATTTGATTTGACTTGCCTCAGTCTTGAAAGTTTGGAGATTCTTTACCGGACCTATCATTTTAGTTAGACAAAGTTTGTTCATTGATCTTGTTTTTAGGATAAGTTTATTGTTTGAGTTGATTAGTGTAAAAGACCCATCAAAGTTAATGAACAACAAGTATTATCATGTACCACCAGCAACTTGACTAATCCATTGTCGTTTCCACCAACAACAAATAAAGACTTCTTAGACTTGGTTCCTGTGTGAGGCAATAGGGATTGTTCTTTTAAAGGTGTTGATGAACGTCTCTCTAAAGCTTTCTTCTTCTAGTCTGCATGTGTCTTCCATAGCGTACTCGGCTCAATGTTATATTGGGCTTCTGCAATTTTTTTTAGTATGAGTAAATATTAAAAATCTGTAAAAGAAAAGGTCCCTAATTATTTTGAAAAAGGCCTTAAACCTCTAACCATAATTTTCAAAAACAAATGGGATGCCAAGGGCCGGGCCCTGCTTCTAACTAGTGCTAGTAAAAAAGCGGCAACTCATTTGCAACAACGTACAAAACAACAGCTTGGATCCTCAAAATATGAAAACCAGGCAACTCTCTTATACCATATTCCTAAAAGTGGGTATGTTCAAAAGAGAATCGTTCCTTCTGTCCAGTAGCTCTTGTTCTAGTAAATTATTATTACTTATGACAAGCATATACTAATAATAAGTTTAGATTTCTTGTAGGAGCAAGATGTTGAGCCAGCTAATGTAATTGACAAAAGCCTTGGATAAACTCGTATATTTGACATTTTCAGTTTGACTTCTAAGTATTTAAAAACAAAAATAATAAACTGTAAAAATCATTATTTTGATCATTAAAATTATTTATAAGTAATTTAATTCTTAAACACACTAGTATCTTGATTTTGATATTCTCTGTGTCTCTCCTATAATATAGGAGTCGATGATGAACAATAAATTTCTCCCTTTTTCTCTCTCTCATGTAGTTCAATAATTTTTATTTAAAAATAGATTGATATAAGGGGTTCACCCCCTAGGGTGAACCTTTAGGTTCACCAACCAATAGAAAATTATCATTTTAAATCTAGTATCTTTTAATTAAGGAAACCAAATAACTTGGCAAATTATATTATTTTTTCAAAATAAAATTTAAAAATAAATAAAAATAATATATAAAAAACGAATTCAAAAAAAAAAAAATGTTGTCAACAAAACACTAAACCCTAAACTCTAATCCTAAACCCTAAACCCTTGGGAAAACCTTAAACCCTTGGGTAAACCCTAAACCCTTGGGTAAACCCTAAACCCTTAGGTAAACCCTAAACCCTTGGAAAAACACTAAACATTTGGATAAATTCTAAATTATAAATCTTAAACACTAAACTCTAAATCTTAAAAATAAATATTTTTTTTAAATAATCTTTTTTTAGAACTATTGTTATTTTTATTTATTTAATTTTTTATTTTTTATTTTAAAAGCATAATATAATTTGGCAAGTTATTTTGTTTCTTTAATTAAAAGATACTAGATCTAAAATGACAACTTTCTATTGGTTGGTGAACCTAAAGGTTCACCCTAGGGGGTGAACCCAAGAAAAAGTCTATAAGTAGCCCCCTTTGATGAAATCGGACGATAACTCAATTTAACCGAACCGGAGAAATCAAAGGTTGGTTAGAGAAAAACGCCTTCAAGTTAGCTAAAGCAAGCTCCACAACATTGTCGAAAGACCCTGGCGTGGCTATCGCACAATGTGGAGACAAGACAACATTGTCCAAACCAAACAACTCCACAGGAACTCCCGGTTCTTTCTCAAACGCATCTAAACCAGCACCACCAATCACACCTTCCACCAGACACTTGACCATCTCCTTCTCATCAATCAGCCCTCCTCGTCCCACATTGATTATAATCCCCTTCTTCCCAAGAGCCTCCATCACTTCTCTGTTCACAATGTGGCGCGTCTGATCATTCAGAGCGCAGCAGAGGACGATGACATCGTTGTTTGCTGCTAAGGAGACAACGTCCGGGTAGTAAAGGTATGGGATGCTCTGTTTCTGACGTGTCGAGTTGTAAGAGATGATGCAGCCAAAGGGTTCGAGTCTTTTAGCGATGAGAGACCCTATGCTCCCTAGTCCAAGTATCCCAATTCGCTTCCCACTTAACTGCAACAAAAAAAAACAGACTATCATCACAAACAAGATTCATCATAAGAAAGTTTTCGTCTTTCTACTGATAAGAAAGTTCTCGTCTTTCTACTGATAAGAAAGTTCTCTTGTCTTTCTCGTGATAAGAAAGTTCTCGTATCAAGAAAGATTCATGATAAGAAAGGTCTCGTCTTTCTCCTAGAATGATTGAACAGAGTTGTCACACTGTAATAAGATCAGATTCAAACCTTGATTCCAAGCTGGAACTCTCCGCATCTCGCCCACTTACCCGACCTGACGTAACGATCAGCCGCCGGAATGCGACGGAGGAAGCTAATCAGCAAACCGACGGCGTAATCCGCGACGTCTTCCGAGTAAGCTCCGCCGGCGTTTGTGACGGCGATGCCGCGGCGGTTGCACTCGGGGAGGTCGACGTGGTCGGTGCCGACGCTGGTGCAGACGATGAGCTGGAGAGAAGGGAGGCGGGAGAGGAAGTCGGCGTCGATCTTGAACCTGCCGATGCTGACGACGGCTCTGACGGAGGAGGCGTGACGGGAGAGGAAGACCGGGAGTGGGTCTGATGAGGTGTGGGTGGTGAGAATCCGGTAGTAACGAGTCAGAGGCTCGTCCATGTATTTCATTGTCGGTGGCCGGTGGACGAGGACGAGTGGAGATTCTTCCGCCATTGACTTTGAGGGGACTGTAGATTGTGTGCACTGACGCTCTTCGGAATCTTACAAATCTATTATTCGATTTGTTCAGAATAAAATAAAATAAAGTCATTTTACTACATTAATAAATAATTTTTAATTTTTAATATTATGTTGAGAAAATAAATAATTCAGGTCTGACATTACACATGGTTATAAAATTAATTTTTGTGATAAATTTATTGAATTTCTCAAACTACTTTTAATGTTGAAATAAAAATAAAATTAACTATTCAATTTTGACAAAGGTTAAATATATCTCTCACAAAGATAGTGCAATTTCTCAAATAAGAGTTTTTCACTTCTTTTTTTTAATTTCGAAGTTTAGATCTCTTGTAAGATGTTGAGCCAGCTCTCAGATGACTGGATGACTGAACGACGTTTGAACATGAATAAAATGTTGGTGGTTTTTATAATGTTGAGCCAGCTCTCAGAGTTTAAAGATGTTGAACATTTGAATATAAGATGTTGAACCAGTTCTCGGAGTTTTAAGATGTTGAGCCAGCTCTCAGATGACTGGATGACATGTGAACATGAATAAAAATGCTAATTCAATTGGCAAAGAGCCTTGGATAAACTCGTTATTTTTGACATTTTTCAGTTTGACTTTAACCTGGAAGTTATGACTCAGAAGCTCGTCTATATAAATAAAAACTTATTCCTGGGTTCACCTTCTAAAAATTATGTTATTTCATATTCGATATCTTTTAAAAAAAAAATATAATGTCAAATTATATTATCTTTTTAAAATTAAAAAATAAAAAGAAATAAATAAAAAATAGTAGTAATTACAAAAAAAAATATTTTTAACGTCATCAACAAAACATTAAACCCTAAATCCTAATCTCTAAACCCTAAATCCTAAACCCTAAACCCTAAACCCTTGGGTAAACCCTAAACTCTAGGATAAATCTTAAACTCTAGGATAAATCTTAAACTGTAAATCAAAATCAATAAACACTAAAACACTCAAGGGTTTAGGGTTTAGGATTTAGGGTTTANNNNNNNNNNNNNNNNNNNNNNNNNNNNNNNNNNNNNNNNNNNNNNNNNNNNNNNNNNNNNNNNNNNNNNNNNNNNNNNNNNNNNNNNNNNNNNNNNNNNNNNNNNNNNNNNNNNNNNNNNNNNNNNNNNNNNNNNNNNNNNNNNNNNNNNNNNNNNNNNNTTTAGGGTTTAGAGATTAGGATTTAGGGTTTAGTGTTTTGCTGACGACGTTAAAAAGATTTTTTTAATTCTTTTTTTTCTGTAGCTGCTATTTTTGTTCACTTTTTTATTTTAAAATATAACTTGAAAATATTTTGTTTCCCGTTTTAAAAGATATCGAATTTGAAATAATAAAATTCTATTGGCTAGTGAACCTAGAAGTTCACCCTAGGGGGTTAACCCAAAAATAACTCATAAATAAATGTCGGTGGCCGGTGAACGAGGACGACCGGAGATTCCGCCATTGATATGAGGGGGCTGTAGAATGTGTGTAGTCGATGAAGCCTTCCTTTCCATATTAGTTAGGTTACGAGTATGGTACGCAGTCGGTGAAGCCTTCCTTGGTTAATAGATGCTAGCATCTCCGACTTCACTATATTTTTATTTAAAAATAAAATTTAGAATAAAAATGTTCACTCTATTTTTTTCCCCATCTATAATAGAAATGTTAGAATGAAAAAATAGGTTTACTTTAAAAATAAAATAATTCATTTATTTTTATTCATAATTAACTCTGTTTAACTATAAATAAGTATTATTAGAGTAGAATTCAACTTCATAATAGAGTTATTCTATTTTGAACAAAAAAATAGAATAATCGATTGAAAACTGTTTAATAATGTAATAAACTATATAATTTGAATCTTTAACTTGTAATAATAAACCAATGCTCGGTTTACAACATAAACAATATCAATATTATTAGAAAATTATATAAATAAAGTTTCACAACAAAAAGAAATACAAACATGCAAATAGTATATTAGTATATCCATATGAACAAAATTTTCCTTTTTTGGAACACCACTTAATTCATTCATTAAAACTTGTTTTGATACAGAACAAAAGGGAATTTTCCATCCTCTCGAGAGAAAGCATAATGTACAATAACATACAAAACTAAATAAGAAGATCCTTCTGAATGGTGACAGCGAATTCAAGATCAAACTAGAATGCATCAAAGAAGCTTTCACGATAAAATCGGACAGCTAGAGAATAGTCACATGATTTGACATAATTTTCACATTTTGATCAACTTTTCTTGAAGTTCTAGGAAGTTAACTTCTATTCCTTTATCCACCTGTAATTTTTTGAAAAATAATTCCTAATTAATTAATATTTATTCTCTTTCTCTTCATAATTTCAATGAAAATACAATAAAAAAATTACCTCGCAAACAATGGTGTGTATGAATCTTGGGTGCAGTCTAGATGAGATGCAACTAACAACATCAAGGCATTGTTCTTGAATCAGAAGCTGAAGAATACTTGAAACACAAGATTCTTGTCTGAAACAGCAACTTGCTACGATCTCTATACCGACCAAACAAGTCCTGACCTTAACATCTATATGTGTGTATCCATCACAAGAACAATATGATGATTCTAATGATCTAATAGAACATTCTCCTGTTGAAGATGAATGAGAAATAGATCTCTTTATTCGGTCTCTTTTCTCGCTGATCTCTTTAATCTTCTTTTCTAAGTCTTTGATGTAATTCACAGCTTCTTGAACGTGATCCGATGAAGAGCGCTTACCCTATTTA
Proteins encoded:
- the LOC106310152 gene encoding glyoxylate/hydroxypyruvate reductase HPR3-like; the encoded protein is MAEESPLVLVHRPPTMKYMDEPLTRYYRILTTHTSSDPLPVFLSRHASSVRAVVSIGRFKIDADFLSRLPSLQLIVCTSVGTDHVDLPECNRRGIAVTNAGGAYSEDVADYAVGLLISFLRRIPAADRYVRSGKWARCGEFQLGIKLSGKRIGILGLGSIGSLIAKRLEPFGCIISYNSTRQKQSIPYLYYPDVVSLAANNDVIVLCCALNDQTRHIVNREVMEALGKKGIIINVGRGGLIDEKEMVKCLVEGVIGGAGLDAFEKEPGVPVELFGLDNVVLSPHCAIATPGSFDNVVELALANLKAFFSNQPLISPVRLN
- the LOC106309711 gene encoding glyoxylate/hydroxypyruvate reductase HPR3-like isoform X1 — translated: MSESPLVLVQRPPTFDFMDELLSRNFPVLTTHHTSSAPLPNSLSRHASIRAVVNMAMLKLDADLLSHLPSLQLLVCTSVGTEHIDLAECKRRGIAVTNAGEAFSEDVADCAVGLLISVLRKIPAADRYVRSEKWVKFGEFQLGIKLSGKRVGILGLGSIGSFIAKRLEPFGCIISYNSTIQKQSITYPYYPDVLSLAANNEVIILCCALNDQTRHIVNREVMESLGKNGVIINVGRGGLIDEKEMVKCLVDGVIGGAGLDVFEKEPGGPEELFGLDNVVLSPHCAIATPGSLNNIAQLTLANLKAFFSNQPLISPERKCEVGTGEVSG
- the LOC106311102 gene encoding transcription factor bHLH55 encodes the protein MDFASSSLFTADFAYENELDLSSLITPSTFIPFQEPNPSIPTIHCAGAENDGRQRIRETTTTDEITNEDVEPKNKKAKRREIGRQRRQEVTSLFKNLRYILPSQYIKGKRSSSDHVQEAVNYIKDLEKKIKEISEKRDRIKRSISHSSSTGECSIRSLESSYCSCDGYTHIDVKVRTCLVGIEIVASCCFRQESCVSSILQLLIQEQCLDVVSCISSRLHPRFIHTIVCEVDKGIEVNFLELQEKLIKM
- the LOC106309711 gene encoding glyoxylate/hydroxypyruvate reductase HPR3-like isoform X2 gives rise to the protein MSESPLVLVQRPPTFDFMDELLSRNFPVLTTHHTSSAPLPNSLSRHASIRAVVNMAMLKLDADLLSHLPSLQLLVCTSVGTEHIDLAECKRRGIAVTNAGEAFSEDVADCAVGLLISVLRKIPAADRYVRSEKWVKFGEFQLGIKLSGKRVGILGLGSIGSFIAKRLEPFGCIISYNSTIQKQSITYPYYPDVLSLAANNEVIILCCALNDQTRHIVNREVMESLGKNGVIINVGRGGLIDEKEMVKCLVDGVIGGAGLDVFEKEPGGPEELFGLDNVVLSPHCAIATPGSLNNIAQLTLANLKAFFSNQPLISPVRLD